A section of the Kluyveromyces lactis strain NRRL Y-1140 chromosome F complete sequence genome encodes:
- the AIM14 gene encoding putative metalloreductase (weakly similar to uniprot|P53109 Saccharomyces cerevisiae YGL160W Hypothetical ORF): MDASSLVKRGSSTHYANLPYGYYVLGVIVFYTIFLIVMRWLIPSRYTKVSPWKNKLLQSIRTASPCFHMPLLLLLVFVPFIHKYSLVAYISLYLKRLGRLSYVLVILNVLLTLRPANPILGYHYLDLIPLHKWLSRFVTVIGIIHGIGFIVKWSLDPKVSMISKATKLFNFIGVIAFVPLFILMFASVRIWRRYSYRSFYVIHQLGQWAMVFLVPIHARPRVTVPYFFILLALYIWRGISYIYYSTTVNVTQRVKDDTSLTYVKLDRSAIRDWLPGSHLRLSKYKKKNPLYWLMPTQPYTIASLPDESQIDLIIRENLTPYVVVGEYTVVDVYSTVPPSLLYDSQRVAIVVGGSGISFGLSIFKYLQTRNLDYLKFIWLIREREDMHILNHCNFETNDLEVYVTRSLPPDDTQTKSMNANGSSEFDDIDFELETMDESGALLTNDSKSPSLVHFGRRLDWQVDLAQFIESHALQNSWLVCCGPESLLTDGERYAKQNYCNFVKEFYDI; the protein is encoded by the coding sequence ATGGATGCATCTTCTCTTGTTAAGAGAGGTAGCTCTACCCATTATGCCAATTTACCGTATGGATATTACGTGCTTGGCGTCATAGTATTCTACACCATATTTCTTATTGTCATGAGATGGCTGATACCATCCAGATATACCAAGGTATCACCATGGAAAAATAAGCTATTACAGAGCATAAGGACTGCTTCACCATGTTTTCATATGCCACTTCTTTTGCTATTGGTTTTTGTTCCCTTCATACATAAATATTCATTGGTTGCGTACATCTCTCTTTACCTAAAAAGATTAGGAAGATTATCATACGTGTTAGTGATATTGAACGTGTTGTTGACTTTGAGGCCAGCGAACCCAATTTTAGGCTACCATTACTTGGATTTGATTCCATTGCATAAATGGCTCTCTAGATTTGTTACCGTTATAGGCATTATTCATGGTATTGGTTTCATTGTTAAGTGGTCTCTTGACCCCAAAGTGTCGATGATATCCAAGGCAACTAAActattcaattttattgGAGTTATTGCATTTGTTCCACTATTCATCCTAATGTTTGCTTCCGTTAGAATATGGAGACGTTATAGTTATAGATCATTTTATGTCATTCATCAATTAGGCCAGTGGGCTATGGTATTTTTGGTCCCAATTCATGCTAGACCAAGAGTGACAGTTCCctatttctttatcttaTTGGCATTGTACATTTGGAGGGGGATAAGTTACATCTACTACTCAACTACTGTTAATGTGACCCAGAGGGTAAAGGATGACACATCTCTTACCTACGTGAAACTTGATAGAAGTGCTATTAGGGATTGGCTTCCAGGCTCCCATCTGCGTCTTTCGAAAtataagaaaaagaatccATTGTACTGGTTGATGCCCACTCAACCCTACACTATAGCTTCACTTCCAGATGAGAGCCAAATAGACCTTATTATCAGAGAGAACCTCACTCCATACGTTGTCGTAGGTGAATATACGGTTGTGGATGTGTACAGTACTGTTCCACCATCATTATTGTATGATTCTCAGCGTGTAGCTATCGTTGTTGGAGGAAGTGGAATTTCATTCGGGTTGAGCATATTTAAATACCTGCAAACCAGGAATTTAGACTATCTCAAATTCATCTGGTTGATTAGAGAAAGGGAAGATATGCATATTTTGAACCATTGTAACTTTGAAACCAATGACTTGGAAGTATATGTCACAAGAAGCTTACCGCCAGATGATACTCAAACTAAATCTATGAATGCTAATGGTAGTtctgaatttgatgatatcgACTTTGAATTGGAGACAATGGATGAGTCCGGTGCTTTGCTGACCAACGATTCGAAATCACCATCGCTTGTGCATTTCGGGAGAAGGTTGGACTGGCAGGTGGATTTAGCTCAGTTCATTGAGTCGCACGCACTTCAAAACAGCTGGCTAGTTTGCTGTGGACCTGAATCCTTGCTAACTGATGGAGAAAGATATGCAAAACAGAACTACTGTAATTTTGTTAAAGAATTTTACGACATATAG